A section of the Colius striatus isolate bColStr4 unplaced genomic scaffold, bColStr4.1.hap1 scaffold_145, whole genome shotgun sequence genome encodes:
- the LOC104558149 gene encoding zinc finger protein 711 isoform X2, protein MDPGGGSLGLQTQESKMPHTMIMQDFVAGMAGTAHIDGDHIVVSVPEAVLVSDVVTDDGITLDHGLAAEVVQGPDIITETDVVTEGVIVPDSVLEADVAIEEALDTSDHVLTSDLITETVRVPDQVFVADLVTGPDGHLEHVVQDSVSGANSPTVVSEEVLVTNSDSEAVIQAAGTVPGSTVTIKTEDDDDGKSTSEDYLMISLDDVGEKLDHIGSTPLKISTEVANDDVAKDDGFGSEVIKVYIFKAEAEDDVEIGGTEIVTESDFHNGHSVAGVIEQGGVGRMQREKMVYMAVKDSSQEDEDISCAEIADEVYMEVIVGEEEATSLPETQLEDSGVNKTFVPVAWAAAYGDERRLPRRYEDGQAAGNNLDTRLENKNAVIIGPDGQPLTVYPCHICGKKFKSRGFLKRHMKNHPDHMIKKKYQCTDCDFTTNKKVSFHNHLESHKLINKVDKTHEFTEYTRRYREASPLSSNKLILRDKEPKLHKCKYCDYETAEQGLLNRHLLAVHSKNFPHVCVECGKGFRHPSELKKHMRTHTGEKPYQCQHCVFRCADQSNLKTHIKTKHGTELPFKCEHCPQAFTDEKELQQHTELFQGHKTHQCPHCDHKSTNSSDLKRHIISVHTKDFPHKCEVCEKGFHRPSELKKHSETHKGKKIHQCRHCDFKTSDPFVLSGHILSVHTKDLPFKCKRCKRGFRQQNELKKHMKTHSGRKVYQCQYCEYSTTDASGFKRHVISIHTKDYPHRCEYCKKGFRRPSEKNQHIMRHHKEAIM, encoded by the exons ATGGATCCAGGTGGTGGAAGTCTTGGACTGCAAACACAAGAATCCAAAATGCCTCACACTATGATTATGCAGGATTTTG TGGCTGGAATGGCTGGCACTGCTCATATTGATGGAGACCATATTGTTGTATCAGTCCCTGAAGCTGTCCTAGTTTCTGATGTTGTTACCGATGATGGAATAACTCTCGATCATGGCTTAGCAGCTGAAGTTGTCCAAGGACCAGACATCATCACTGAAACTGATGTCGTAACAGAAGGTGTGATTGTTCCTGATTCTGTTTTGGAAGCTGACGTTGCTATTGAAGAAGCTTTAGATACCAGTGATCATGTTTTGACTTCTGATCTAATAACAGAGACTGTTAGAGTTCCTGATCAGGTTTTTGTGGCCGACCTTGTAACGGGCCCTGATGGACATTTGGAGCATGTGGTGCAGGACTCTGTGTCAGGAGCCAATTCACCTACAGTGGTTTCAGAAGAAGTTCTTGTAACGAACTCAGATTCTGAAGCAGTCATTCAAGCAGCTGGTACTGTTCCTGGCTCCACAGTGACTATAAAAACAGAAGACGATGATGATGGCAAAAGTACATCTGAAGACTACTTAATGATATCTT TGGATGATGTTGGAGAAAAATTGGATCATATAGGAAGCACTCCCTTGAAAATCAGTACCGAGGTGGCAAATGATGACGTTGCTAAAGACGATGGGTTCGGTTCAGAAGTTATCAAAGTATACATATTTAAAGCTGAAGCTGAAGATGATGTTGAAATAG GTGGGACAGAAATTGTCACTGAGAGTGACTTTCACAATGGACATTCTGTAGCTGGAGTAATTGAACAAGGAGGTGTTGGTAGAATGCAACGAGAAAAAATGGTTTACATGGCTGTTAAGGACTCTTCTCAGGAAGATGAAGATATTA GCTGTGCAGAAATAGCAGATGAAGTTTATATGGAAGTTATTGTAGGTGAAGAAGAAGCTACATCACTTCCAGAAACACAGCTTGAAGACTCTGGCGTGAATAAAACCTTTGTCCCTGTTGCTTGGGCTGCTGCTTACG GAGATGAAAGAAGGCTCCCCAGAAGATACGAAGATGGTCAAGCGGCAG GAAATAACTTGGATACACGATTAGAAAACAAAAACG cTGTTATAATAGGTCCTGATGGACAGCCCTTAACAGTTTACCCTTGTCATATTTGTGGGAAAAAATTTAAATCCAGAGGATTCTTGAAAAGGCATATGAAGAATCATCCAGATCATATGATTAAGAAGAAATACCAGTGCACAGACTGTGACTTCACAACTAACAAAAAAGTAAGTTTCCACAATCATCTGGAAAGCCATAAACTTATAAATAAAGTTGATAAAACCCATGAGTTTACAGAATATACAAGAAGATACAGAGAAGCGAGCCCGTTGAGTTCTAACAAACTAATACTGAGGGACAAGGAGCCTAAGCTACACAAGTGCAAATATTGTGACTATGAAACTGCAGAGCAGGGACTCCTCAACAGACATCTGCTTGCAGTTCACAGTAAGAACTTCCCTCATGTCTGTGTGGAGTGTGGGAAAGGATTCCGTCACCCATCAGAGCTGAAAAAGCATATGAGGACCCACACTGGGGAAAAGCCATACCAGTGCCAGCACTGTGTCTTCAGGTGTGCTGATCAGTCCAATCTGAAAACTCACATCAAAACCAAACACGGGACTGAGCTGCCCTTTAAGTGTGAGCACTGTCCCCAGGCCTTCACAGATGAaaaggaactgcagcagcacacagagttATTCCAAGGGCATAAGACTCATCAGTGTCCACACTGTGACCATAAGAGCACCAATTCCAGTGACCTGAAGCGACACATTATTTCGGTTCACACAAAGGATTTTCCTCACAAGTGCGAGGTGTGTGAAAAAGGCTTCCATCGCCCCTCTGAGCTCAAAAAGCATAGCGAGACCCATAAAGGTAAAAAGATCCATCAGTGTAGGCACTGTGACTTTAAAACGTCAGATCCTTTTGTACTTAGTGGGCATATCCTCTCAGTTCATACAAAGGACCTGCCTTTTAAATGCAAACGATGTAAAAGAGGATTTAGGCAGCAAAACGAACTTAAGAAGCACATGAAGACCCACAGCGGAAGAAAAGTGTATCAGTGCCAGTATTGTGAATATAGCACTACGGATGCGTCGGGCTTTAAACGACACGTCATATCCATACACACGAAAGACTATCCCCATAGGTGTGAGTATTGCAAAAAGGGATTCCGTAgaccatctgaaaaaaatcagcacatAATGAGGCACCACAAAGAGGCCATAATGTAA
- the LOC104558149 gene encoding zinc finger protein 711 isoform X1 gives MDPGGGSLGLQTQESKMPHTMIMQDFVAGMAGTAHIDGDHIVVSVPEAVLVSDVVTDDGITLDHGLAAEVVQGPDIITETDVVTEGVIVPDSVLEADVAIEEALDTSDHVLTSDLITETVRVPDQVFVADLVTGPDGHLEHVVQDSVSGANSPTVVSEEVLVTNSDSEAVIQAAGTVPGSTVTIKTEDDDDGKSTSEDYLMISLDDVGEKLDHIGSTPLKISTEVANDDVAKDDGFGSEVIKVYIFKAEAEDDVEIGGTEIVTESDFHNGHSVAGVIEQGGVGRMQREKMVYMAVKDSSQEDEDISCAEIADEVYMEVIVGEEEATSLPETQLEDSGVNKTFVPVAWAAAYGDERRLPRRYEDGQAAGNNLDTRLENKNGNATQYLQICDSISTNRVLKQKTKKRRRGEARQWQTAVIIGPDGQPLTVYPCHICGKKFKSRGFLKRHMKNHPDHMIKKKYQCTDCDFTTNKKVSFHNHLESHKLINKVDKTHEFTEYTRRYREASPLSSNKLILRDKEPKLHKCKYCDYETAEQGLLNRHLLAVHSKNFPHVCVECGKGFRHPSELKKHMRTHTGEKPYQCQHCVFRCADQSNLKTHIKTKHGTELPFKCEHCPQAFTDEKELQQHTELFQGHKTHQCPHCDHKSTNSSDLKRHIISVHTKDFPHKCEVCEKGFHRPSELKKHSETHKGKKIHQCRHCDFKTSDPFVLSGHILSVHTKDLPFKCKRCKRGFRQQNELKKHMKTHSGRKVYQCQYCEYSTTDASGFKRHVISIHTKDYPHRCEYCKKGFRRPSEKNQHIMRHHKEAIM, from the exons ATGGATCCAGGTGGTGGAAGTCTTGGACTGCAAACACAAGAATCCAAAATGCCTCACACTATGATTATGCAGGATTTTG TGGCTGGAATGGCTGGCACTGCTCATATTGATGGAGACCATATTGTTGTATCAGTCCCTGAAGCTGTCCTAGTTTCTGATGTTGTTACCGATGATGGAATAACTCTCGATCATGGCTTAGCAGCTGAAGTTGTCCAAGGACCAGACATCATCACTGAAACTGATGTCGTAACAGAAGGTGTGATTGTTCCTGATTCTGTTTTGGAAGCTGACGTTGCTATTGAAGAAGCTTTAGATACCAGTGATCATGTTTTGACTTCTGATCTAATAACAGAGACTGTTAGAGTTCCTGATCAGGTTTTTGTGGCCGACCTTGTAACGGGCCCTGATGGACATTTGGAGCATGTGGTGCAGGACTCTGTGTCAGGAGCCAATTCACCTACAGTGGTTTCAGAAGAAGTTCTTGTAACGAACTCAGATTCTGAAGCAGTCATTCAAGCAGCTGGTACTGTTCCTGGCTCCACAGTGACTATAAAAACAGAAGACGATGATGATGGCAAAAGTACATCTGAAGACTACTTAATGATATCTT TGGATGATGTTGGAGAAAAATTGGATCATATAGGAAGCACTCCCTTGAAAATCAGTACCGAGGTGGCAAATGATGACGTTGCTAAAGACGATGGGTTCGGTTCAGAAGTTATCAAAGTATACATATTTAAAGCTGAAGCTGAAGATGATGTTGAAATAG GTGGGACAGAAATTGTCACTGAGAGTGACTTTCACAATGGACATTCTGTAGCTGGAGTAATTGAACAAGGAGGTGTTGGTAGAATGCAACGAGAAAAAATGGTTTACATGGCTGTTAAGGACTCTTCTCAGGAAGATGAAGATATTA GCTGTGCAGAAATAGCAGATGAAGTTTATATGGAAGTTATTGTAGGTGAAGAAGAAGCTACATCACTTCCAGAAACACAGCTTGAAGACTCTGGCGTGAATAAAACCTTTGTCCCTGTTGCTTGGGCTGCTGCTTACG GAGATGAAAGAAGGCTCCCCAGAAGATACGAAGATGGTCAAGCGGCAG GAAATAACTTGGATACACGATTAGAAAACAAAAACGGTAATGCAACACAATACCTGCAGATTTGTGATAGCATTAGCACTAATAGAGTgctaaaacaaaaaaccaagaaaaggaggagaggagaggccaGGCAATGGCAAACAG cTGTTATAATAGGTCCTGATGGACAGCCCTTAACAGTTTACCCTTGTCATATTTGTGGGAAAAAATTTAAATCCAGAGGATTCTTGAAAAGGCATATGAAGAATCATCCAGATCATATGATTAAGAAGAAATACCAGTGCACAGACTGTGACTTCACAACTAACAAAAAAGTAAGTTTCCACAATCATCTGGAAAGCCATAAACTTATAAATAAAGTTGATAAAACCCATGAGTTTACAGAATATACAAGAAGATACAGAGAAGCGAGCCCGTTGAGTTCTAACAAACTAATACTGAGGGACAAGGAGCCTAAGCTACACAAGTGCAAATATTGTGACTATGAAACTGCAGAGCAGGGACTCCTCAACAGACATCTGCTTGCAGTTCACAGTAAGAACTTCCCTCATGTCTGTGTGGAGTGTGGGAAAGGATTCCGTCACCCATCAGAGCTGAAAAAGCATATGAGGACCCACACTGGGGAAAAGCCATACCAGTGCCAGCACTGTGTCTTCAGGTGTGCTGATCAGTCCAATCTGAAAACTCACATCAAAACCAAACACGGGACTGAGCTGCCCTTTAAGTGTGAGCACTGTCCCCAGGCCTTCACAGATGAaaaggaactgcagcagcacacagagttATTCCAAGGGCATAAGACTCATCAGTGTCCACACTGTGACCATAAGAGCACCAATTCCAGTGACCTGAAGCGACACATTATTTCGGTTCACACAAAGGATTTTCCTCACAAGTGCGAGGTGTGTGAAAAAGGCTTCCATCGCCCCTCTGAGCTCAAAAAGCATAGCGAGACCCATAAAGGTAAAAAGATCCATCAGTGTAGGCACTGTGACTTTAAAACGTCAGATCCTTTTGTACTTAGTGGGCATATCCTCTCAGTTCATACAAAGGACCTGCCTTTTAAATGCAAACGATGTAAAAGAGGATTTAGGCAGCAAAACGAACTTAAGAAGCACATGAAGACCCACAGCGGAAGAAAAGTGTATCAGTGCCAGTATTGTGAATATAGCACTACGGATGCGTCGGGCTTTAAACGACACGTCATATCCATACACACGAAAGACTATCCCCATAGGTGTGAGTATTGCAAAAAGGGATTCCGTAgaccatctgaaaaaaatcagcacatAATGAGGCACCACAAAGAGGCCATAATGTAA
- the LOC104558149 gene encoding zinc finger protein 711 isoform X3: MLLTSYPPKNNTGAGFRVDDVGEKLDHIGSTPLKISTEVANDDVAKDDGFGSEVIKVYIFKAEAEDDVEIGGTEIVTESDFHNGHSVAGVIEQGGVGRMQREKMVYMAVKDSSQEDEDISCAEIADEVYMEVIVGEEEATSLPETQLEDSGVNKTFVPVAWAAAYGDERRLPRRYEDGQAAGNNLDTRLENKNGNATQYLQICDSISTNRVLKQKTKKRRRGEARQWQTAVIIGPDGQPLTVYPCHICGKKFKSRGFLKRHMKNHPDHMIKKKYQCTDCDFTTNKKVSFHNHLESHKLINKVDKTHEFTEYTRRYREASPLSSNKLILRDKEPKLHKCKYCDYETAEQGLLNRHLLAVHSKNFPHVCVECGKGFRHPSELKKHMRTHTGEKPYQCQHCVFRCADQSNLKTHIKTKHGTELPFKCEHCPQAFTDEKELQQHTELFQGHKTHQCPHCDHKSTNSSDLKRHIISVHTKDFPHKCEVCEKGFHRPSELKKHSETHKGKKIHQCRHCDFKTSDPFVLSGHILSVHTKDLPFKCKRCKRGFRQQNELKKHMKTHSGRKVYQCQYCEYSTTDASGFKRHVISIHTKDYPHRCEYCKKGFRRPSEKNQHIMRHHKEAIM, encoded by the exons ATGCTGCTGACCTCATACCCACCAAAGAACAACACTGGAGCTGGCTTTAGGG TGGATGATGTTGGAGAAAAATTGGATCATATAGGAAGCACTCCCTTGAAAATCAGTACCGAGGTGGCAAATGATGACGTTGCTAAAGACGATGGGTTCGGTTCAGAAGTTATCAAAGTATACATATTTAAAGCTGAAGCTGAAGATGATGTTGAAATAG GTGGGACAGAAATTGTCACTGAGAGTGACTTTCACAATGGACATTCTGTAGCTGGAGTAATTGAACAAGGAGGTGTTGGTAGAATGCAACGAGAAAAAATGGTTTACATGGCTGTTAAGGACTCTTCTCAGGAAGATGAAGATATTA GCTGTGCAGAAATAGCAGATGAAGTTTATATGGAAGTTATTGTAGGTGAAGAAGAAGCTACATCACTTCCAGAAACACAGCTTGAAGACTCTGGCGTGAATAAAACCTTTGTCCCTGTTGCTTGGGCTGCTGCTTACG GAGATGAAAGAAGGCTCCCCAGAAGATACGAAGATGGTCAAGCGGCAG GAAATAACTTGGATACACGATTAGAAAACAAAAACGGTAATGCAACACAATACCTGCAGATTTGTGATAGCATTAGCACTAATAGAGTgctaaaacaaaaaaccaagaaaaggaggagaggagaggccaGGCAATGGCAAACAG cTGTTATAATAGGTCCTGATGGACAGCCCTTAACAGTTTACCCTTGTCATATTTGTGGGAAAAAATTTAAATCCAGAGGATTCTTGAAAAGGCATATGAAGAATCATCCAGATCATATGATTAAGAAGAAATACCAGTGCACAGACTGTGACTTCACAACTAACAAAAAAGTAAGTTTCCACAATCATCTGGAAAGCCATAAACTTATAAATAAAGTTGATAAAACCCATGAGTTTACAGAATATACAAGAAGATACAGAGAAGCGAGCCCGTTGAGTTCTAACAAACTAATACTGAGGGACAAGGAGCCTAAGCTACACAAGTGCAAATATTGTGACTATGAAACTGCAGAGCAGGGACTCCTCAACAGACATCTGCTTGCAGTTCACAGTAAGAACTTCCCTCATGTCTGTGTGGAGTGTGGGAAAGGATTCCGTCACCCATCAGAGCTGAAAAAGCATATGAGGACCCACACTGGGGAAAAGCCATACCAGTGCCAGCACTGTGTCTTCAGGTGTGCTGATCAGTCCAATCTGAAAACTCACATCAAAACCAAACACGGGACTGAGCTGCCCTTTAAGTGTGAGCACTGTCCCCAGGCCTTCACAGATGAaaaggaactgcagcagcacacagagttATTCCAAGGGCATAAGACTCATCAGTGTCCACACTGTGACCATAAGAGCACCAATTCCAGTGACCTGAAGCGACACATTATTTCGGTTCACACAAAGGATTTTCCTCACAAGTGCGAGGTGTGTGAAAAAGGCTTCCATCGCCCCTCTGAGCTCAAAAAGCATAGCGAGACCCATAAAGGTAAAAAGATCCATCAGTGTAGGCACTGTGACTTTAAAACGTCAGATCCTTTTGTACTTAGTGGGCATATCCTCTCAGTTCATACAAAGGACCTGCCTTTTAAATGCAAACGATGTAAAAGAGGATTTAGGCAGCAAAACGAACTTAAGAAGCACATGAAGACCCACAGCGGAAGAAAAGTGTATCAGTGCCAGTATTGTGAATATAGCACTACGGATGCGTCGGGCTTTAAACGACACGTCATATCCATACACACGAAAGACTATCCCCATAGGTGTGAGTATTGCAAAAAGGGATTCCGTAgaccatctgaaaaaaatcagcacatAATGAGGCACCACAAAGAGGCCATAATGTAA